Part of the Acidobacteriota bacterium genome, CCGCGGGTTTTAAGATCCTCTCGGCCGACAGCGTCGAAAGCGAGGAGGTCGCCGACGATACCATCAAGAAGAACGACGGCGTGCTGGTGTTCTCGCTGACATGGAAGAAGTGAAGGCGTGTAGAATATTGCGTCTCACGCGCAGTGCCCGGCCGCCCCCACCGCGCACGCACGGTCTCGACAGGAGGACTCGGCATGAAGGCACTCCGGCAGGCGACACTCGTCTGTAGCATCGTCCTGGGCGTCAGCACCTTGAACGCCCCTGCGCCGCACGCGGCTGCGGCCAACCCGCTGCTGGCCATCCTGCAGTCGGAGTTGGCGCGCAATTTCGACATCCTGAAGAAAGAGCCGGTGCCACCGTACTTCATCAGCTACTCGGTCACCGATACCCGCTCCACGACGATCAGCGCGGCGTTCGGCGCGATCGAACAGAGCTCCGAGAACCGGTTCCGGCGGCTGACCGCCGATGTGCGGGTTGGCAGCTACGAGCTCGACAGCACGCACCAGGTGCGTGGCGGAATGAGCGGCGGCCCGCGCTACTCACTGGTCTCGCTGCCCCTGACCGACGATGAGCTGCCCATCCGGGCTGTCGTCTGGCGGACGACCGACAGCCGCTACAAGCCGGCGGTCGAAGCGTTGTCCCGCGTGAAGACCAACATCGCCACCAAGGTGAAGGAAGAGTCGCCCTCAGCGGACTTGTCGAAGGAGCCGCCCCAGACATTCATCGGCCAGCCCGCCGCCTACACGATCGACGTGAAGGAATGGGAAGGCCGGCTCCGCCGCATCACGGCGCCGTTTGCCGAGGACCCGCTGATCTTCATGGCGGATGCCGGCCTCAGCGCCGAGGCGCGGACGACCTACTTCGTCAGCACCGAAGGCAGCCAGCTGCTCCAAGGCACGACGACGTGGCGGCTCTACATCCAGAGCCTGACGAAGGCCGCCGACGGGATGGAGCTGCCGCTCTACGTCTCGTACCAGGCCACATCGCAGGCCGGGTTGCCGAGCGAGGCCCAGATGCTGGCGGACGTGCGGACGCTGATGAAGCAGTCCGCCGCGCTGCGCGCGGCACCGGTGGTCGAGCCGTTCTCCGGACCGGCCATCTTGTCGGGACGATCGGCGGCCGTGTTCTTCCACGAGATCTTCGGCCACCGCGTCGAAGGGTCGCGGCAGAAAAACGTCGACGACTCGCAGACGTTCACCAAGAAGATCGGCCAGCAGATCCTGCCAGCCTTCATAAGCGTCACGTTCGACCCGACGCTGCGGAAGGCCGCGGGCCAGGACCTCGCCGGCTACTACGCCTACGATGACGAGGGTGTCACGGCGCAGCGCGTGACGGTGGTCGACAAGGGCGTCCTGAAGACCTTCCTCATGAGTCGCACGCCGCTCGCCGGCTTCCCGCAGTCGAACGGCCACGGGCGGGCCCAGACGGGGTACGCCCCTGCGTCGCGCCAGTCCAACCTGATTGTCGAGTCCACCATGTCCATGCCCCACGACGCGTTGATGGCCAGGCTCAAGCAGGAGATCAAGGCGCAAGGCAAGCCGTTCGGGCTGCTGTTCGACAACATCGAGGGCGGTTTCACGTTCACGTCGCGGACGCTCCCGAATGCGTTCACCGTGCTGCCGACGCTGGTCTACCGGATCTACCCGGACAACCGGACGCCGGAGCTCGTCCGCGGCGTCGACATGATCGGCACGCCGCTCTCCGCGTTCGCGAAAATCGTCGCCACCAGCGACAAGCCCGAGGTGTTCAACGGCATGTGCGGCGCCGAGAGCGGAAGCGTGCCGGTGGCGGCTGTCTCGCCGGCGCTGCTCGTCAGCGAGGTGGAAGTCCAGAAGAAGACGCAGTCGCAGGAGATGCTGCCGATTCTCCCTGCGCCCGAGCGGAAGAAGCAGAACTGAGGGAGACCGCCATGAAGAGATCTGTGACGACAGCGATCCTGATCGGCGCCTGCTTCTGCGTGGCCCCGGCGCCTCAGGCCCGGCAGGCCCAGCAGTCCCCGATCGTGCAGGCGATGCAGGAGGAGATGACGCGGGCGATGAACGGCCTCCGGCTGCCGAACGAGCCGCCGCCCTACTACGTCGCGTACCTGATCACCGAGTCCGCCAGCGAGGCCATCACCGCGACGCTTGGCAGCCTGATCAGCGAGTACTCGTCCCGCAGCCGCACGCTGAGGGTCGAGGTCCGCGTCGGCGACTACAACCTGGACAGCTCGCGGTTTCAGGCGCTCAGCCGCGACCCGGGCATGTTGTCCATGTACGGCCAGTTCGCCCTCGCACTCCCGCTCGACGACGATTACGCGGTGATGCGCCGGGAGATGTGGCTCGCCACCGATGGCGCGTACAAACGCGCGGTCCAGACGCTGGCGAAGAAGAAGGCCGCGGCGCAGACCCTCGCGGCCGAGCCCAATCCGATCCCGGATTTCTCCCGCGAGACGCCCGCCCAGACGTTCCTTCCTGCCTCGCCGCTGTCGCCGAAGCTGCGGGGTTGGCTCGAGGACGTGAAGAGGATTTCCAGCGTGTTCCTCAAGCACCCGGACATCGACTCGTCCAACGTGTCGATCGGCCAGTCACAGGGCATGCGCTACTTCCTGAACAGCGAGGGGTTCAAGGTTGTCGAGCCGATCCGCTCGGCTTCTTTCCAGGTGGGCGCCGGGACGCAGGCGATCGACGGGATGGCTCT contains:
- a CDS encoding metallopeptidase TldD-related protein is translated as MKALRQATLVCSIVLGVSTLNAPAPHAAAANPLLAILQSELARNFDILKKEPVPPYFISYSVTDTRSTTISAAFGAIEQSSENRFRRLTADVRVGSYELDSTHQVRGGMSGGPRYSLVSLPLTDDELPIRAVVWRTTDSRYKPAVEALSRVKTNIATKVKEESPSADLSKEPPQTFIGQPAAYTIDVKEWEGRLRRITAPFAEDPLIFMADAGLSAEARTTYFVSTEGSQLLQGTTTWRLYIQSLTKAADGMELPLYVSYQATSQAGLPSEAQMLADVRTLMKQSAALRAAPVVEPFSGPAILSGRSAAVFFHEIFGHRVEGSRQKNVDDSQTFTKKIGQQILPAFISVTFDPTLRKAAGQDLAGYYAYDDEGVTAQRVTVVDKGVLKTFLMSRTPLAGFPQSNGHGRAQTGYAPASRQSNLIVESTMSMPHDALMARLKQEIKAQGKPFGLLFDNIEGGFTFTSRTLPNAFTVLPTLVYRIYPDNRTPELVRGVDMIGTPLSAFAKIVATSDKPEVFNGMCGAESGSVPVAAVSPALLVSEVEVQKKTQSQEMLPILPAPERKKQN